A segment of the Rattus norvegicus strain BN/NHsdMcwi chromosome 16, GRCr8, whole genome shotgun sequence genome:
TCACTgcccaagaggcagaggcaagaggattgctccATTTTTCTATTTGGATTACACAgtgagtagcccaggctggccatgcctacatagcaaaaccctgtctcaaaaacaaatctgGGGCTGTGGCTTAGTGGTACAGTCCATGCCTGGAAAGCCCCAGTGAGCGGCTGGGGCTTGCTCAGAGATCATCTCTTTAGTGACAGTAAGATTCTAGATTCCACCCCCAACACtagagagaagggaaatgggaAGTGGGTGGTGAACTCAACTAGTGTGAAAATAAGAATTCATTCTGAGCAAAGTGTGCTGGAATCTCATAAGACAATATAGACCCTGAGTCTAACTAAGCCACACTCTTCTCCAAACCCCAAGGATGGTGTCTTTGCCCTGTTTTTCAGGTGCTGAGGACAAATATACAGCCCATATCAATTGGTTCCTtctgtccactgtgtgtgtgtgtgtgtgtgtgtgtgtgtgtgtgtgtgtgtgtgtgtgtgtgtgtgtgttggggggtgagtgtctctctctagccctggagTTTagacccctcccccccttttttttcttttcttttttttccggagctggggaccgaacccagggccttgcgctctccactgagctaaatccccaaccccgacccctCCCCTCTtatagcctcagtttccccatctgccaATAAGGCAGTAAGGGCCCAGCATGAGGAAACAGTTTCACATTCGACTTCCAGGGCACCAGAAACCTGTGGAGGAGAGGGGATCTGGGGCTGAGCCCAGTAAGACCCTCGACCAGGCAGCCCCTCAGACTATGTGGGCCTCATACATGTTTTCCAGACAGCCATTGTCACCAAACCCCTGTAAAATCAGAGGCAAGACTCCCATCTGCCTCTTCACTCTTCAGGATCCCCTTTAGAGTACGTTAGCTCCCTCCATTTTCTCATTCCTTTCCTATTCCAGCCTCAGGAACGTCACCAGCGTCACTCTGTTGTGTGTCCTTTTAAATGGTTTGGGCCCAGCCCCAAACAGCCTTAGTCTGTCCCTGGATACCACCGCCCACGGGTGTTCCTCAGTTACAACTTAACACCTATCTCCACATCTCGGTTCTTCTTTTACTTGGTATTGCACTTGCTTCCTTGTTGAAGGCAAAGATGGTTGAAGCCTCTTCTCGAAGTCTCAAGATACGCAGAATGGGGCTGCACaccttgggaagtagaggcaggagaatccaaGTTCCAAGCCATCCTAGGTTGCATAGTGCGATGTCTGGAGTAGCCACGCCTCGATCTAACATTAAGATacaaaatcaccaccaccactaccaccaccaccaacaacaaagcAGATTACCAGTAGCTGGGTCTGTTATTTCCCTGTAATCTCGTCCTATGGAGAAAAGTACCATCACTCAGAACTCCCAGCTTCAAGAGACCGGAGTACAAACCACAGCTGTCTCTGCACAACTGGACACCTGTGTGGGTACAGTTCCCACAGCTGTAAATGCTGTTCCAGCCAACAGGCAGTCGCGCTGGTCCCAATTCAAGCGTCATCACATCCCGGGGAACGACTATAGAACTTTTAGAAATTTGTCCGGATTGGGGACATGTAGGATCAGGGTTTGAATTTCCCCACTCCCGGAGATTTTTAGGTCTAAAGCTAGAATTTCCACATACGTGCCTTTCTCTAAAGTGCCGAAAGctccccagcccctgctcagTGACTAGGTTCTACCGCTAAAGCCATTTGCGAGGAAGAGCGAATTTATTGCAGGTTCCAACCTGGAACTTGGCGTGCACGGCTGATCCGCAGTTTCTCTGCACCGCGGTAACCCACCGCGCAACAGCTCATTCCGCGCAGGCGCAatgcttctctctcttctctttgcgCCCCTCCCGGGGCCTTCTCACCAGAAATCGAGGATGCGCATGCGCTCTCCAGCAATCGGGTTGTGTAGGAGGAATCAGAACCCAACAGCCGGCCTCAGCGGGCCGCCGCcgtgggggaaggggaagggacagGGCGCGTGCGCAGTGGCGCGCGGCGATTTCGCGGGTTTCCCGAAGCTCGCCCTTCGCGCGTGCGCCGCCCTGGCTCTGTGCCTGGTGCGGCGGGAACAGCGAGAACCCCGGCTCCTAGCCGGAGTCCCCGGCCCGCAGCCAGCCATTGCGCGCCACCTGGCCCGCTGAGGGCCGGGCGGACGGGCTGAACTGTAGCAGCTCGGCGATCAAAGACTTGCATCGTTCCGACAGTTCGAGGCCGTCAGGGTAGAGCACGCCGCGCTTCTGGCGCCGGGGTAGACCAGCAATGTCCGAGTCGTCGAAGGGCATACACCCGGTGACCATGACGTAGAGCACAACGCCCAGGCTCCACACGTCGTATTTCTTGGGGTCGTAGGGGATGCCCAGGAGCACCTCAGGTGACGCATACGCGGCCGAGCCGCAGTAGGTAGTGCTCAGGTCTGGGTAGCCGTGCGCCTGACGGCCGAAACCGAAATCCGTGAGCTTGACGCGGCGCTCGTCAGGACTTAGCAGCACGTTTTCGCACTTGAGGTCGCGGTGCACTAGGTGGTGGTCGTGCAGGTAGCGCACAGCGCCTGCGATCTGCGAGAAGAGTTCGCGCGCTTGCGACCCCGGGATGCGCCCGTTACGCTGCACTGCCTGCAACAGGTCGGTGGCTGCTGCCTCCATCACGATGTACAGCTTCCCGTTGCACACTTCGATGAATTCGAAGACGTGTACGATGTGCGGGTGCCGTACTCCCCGCAGGATGGACAGCTCTCGAGGCAGGAACTTGTTGACGAAGTCCGGAGGCGCTCGCCGGCGGTCCACCACTTTGATGGCCACCGTCCCTTTATACTTCTTGGAGGTGGCCACCTTCACCTTGGAGTAGCTGCCCTCACCTATCGTGCGGCCCAGCTTATAGCCAAGTTCGCTCAGGAGTTTGTCGCCCGACATGGTGGCGCCCGGGGCGCGCGGGGAGCAGGAGGCGGCTGCTGTCGGGGGGCGGCCGGACTCCAATCTCGGGCCTAACCCATGGTGCTTGGCACCTGCACCCCCGTGCCCCCATGTGCCCACTCCCAAGGCCCTACAGCCGCGATGACTTTTATTGCCCGGGTAACAATTTCTGCCTTGTGAAGTGACTGCGGGCGTCACTCGGCTTTGGGGTGGGGgccctccctcccccgccccgcgGGCTCCCTAAACCCTTCCTAGGCTTTGTGACTCAATCGCCCTGAATGGTCAGTTCCTCATGAGAGGCCACTGGCGAGGGGACTGACCACTAATGTGGAACAGGCTAAGTCCTTCCCTGAAGTGATGGTGCTCAGCTGGGTGGTAACCAGCCTGTTGCCTTGGCCCTTGGAGGTGGGGGTGTAAAGGGGCAATCTGCAAACCTCGAGCCTGACCACCATGGCTCACGAATGAGAGTAGGTGAACTCCAAGGGTTTTAGTGCAAGGAACAGGCGCCCAAGAGAGCTCTAGACGCCAACCACAGTTACACCCGTCTAGGGCCAGAGCGAGGAATGACTGACTTCCGGACCGCAAAAGGCTAGCGGAACGCTTCAGAATTGTGGGAGAACCTCCCGAGTGACGGAACTTCCGCCACACTCAAAATGGCGGTCGCGAGTAGCCTCACTTCCGCTGGCCACCGGAAGTCGCGGATCCTGAAAGTATGGCGGCGTCGAAGGTGAAGCAGGACATGCCCCCACCAGGGGGCTACGGCCCCATCGACTACAAGCGGAACCTGCCCCGCCGGGGACTGTCGGGTCAGTGTCTAGGTGTCGACCTGTTCGTCGCAGACCAGGCTTCTTTTATGCGGTTAGGCGAGAGAGGGGAGCCTGCGGGCTTCAGAGCTCACGATGTGAGGGGAGGCAGAGTTTGAGTCTTGGTTCTCTAGTGCAGCTTCCCAGAAGCCTGACTGTTCACGTCCCCTGTTTTCTAATTGGCTTCCACGGGCTGGGAAACTAAGCCTGCGAGAAGCGCTAACCCGGAATTAggcgtttttgtttgttttaggctggtctcaaactctgtagcagaggatgacctagAACTCCTGATCTCTTGCCTTCACTTTCGAAAGCTACGCTGATAGGTATGCACcgttatactttaaaaaaaaatttttttttttttagattttgcaGATAGGgacttactatatagcccaggctggcctcaaactcgtggCAATCCCGCATCTGCCAATGGattgctgggatgacagacagaCCCACCCGAGGCAGGATGTGTGTTGATTATAACGTAGCATAGAAGCCAGGCTAGTCTTAAATTCTAGCCTCCCTAGGGCTGGTTCCTCTTCGGACATTTTCTGCCCGCCCCTACAGAGTTTTATGGAGCCCAGGCCAGCCttcaccccagctctctgccttcaTAGTGCcaggatgacaggcatgtgcccACCATACTAGGCTgtgtttttaagttttcttaaAGGTATTTTAAGTAACATTTACAATTTTATTATCGACTTCAATAGGAAAAGAATATGAAGAGAGTTAAGGTCCCCACTCTCAATGCTCAGAGTTACAGAAATACAGTAGTTAGAGACTGGGGCCCAattagagtgcctgcctagcatttCAAAACCCTAGGTCAaacccccagcactgcataaacagGACTTGGTGATGCACACCCATCATCTCAGCATTTTGGATGCTGAAACAGTGGGGATCGATGGTTTAGGATCATCCTGGGCTACGTGGATCAACCTGAACTACATGATGCCATCTCACcctaggaaaaaaaggaaaaaatggactCAGtaactgagagatggctcagtggttaagggcacttgatgctcttccaaaggacctgagtgcGCTAATTCTACCTTCTACGAATTTAGATTTTTGGAATTTATTCATCAGACTTTACTATGCATATCATGCAAACTGCCTCAACTAAGAAAACAAGACTTCAGGTCCTATGTGACGGCTCACCTTAGATCCCAGACATGGGAAGCAAGGATGGGTTCACTGAGTTAAAGGCTAGCCTAGGTGGACCATGTGAAGAGTGCTTCTGTATTCTAGAGAGAGGAACCTCTGGGGGAAAGGCAACCCAGCCCCTGGGCTCGATAGTTCAGGGTTGGGGACTGGGTGTGCCAGGTACacactgagggatgctgggggaACCTGGAGGCCAAGTCAGTcggctttgatatgtaaaatatgaacCTCTGTCCCTTGTCCCAGAGCCTCACCTGTTCTGGCTGTGAGGCATATCCTGGGTCTGCTTGTCTCTCCcctgtcttttttcatttttattatattttgtgtgtgaatgAGACCAGGTGTGCAGTGCCTTTTTGCACATAAAGGGTTGAGGACAACTTGAGGAATGTGCTTCCTTCTACCGCGTGGGActtagggattgaattcaggttctcAGGTTAGCAGCAAGCCCTTTTACCCATCGTGCCAGCCTCTGTCTTCGTTCTTCCTTCAACATTTAAGTCCTGCATGTTTCTGAGTGCTTACATCTGTGCATGTACACTGCATGCATGCCCGGTACCTGTGCAAACCACaggaggtcatcagatcccctggaactgaagtcactCGAGCCATGTAGGTGCTGCAGACTGAACTTAGcaccctctgcaagagcaagtgctccCTCTTCTGCAGAGGGCCCCggctattctggaactctggattaaaggcgtgtgccaccactgcctggcttctttttttttttttttttttttttcccctttctgttttttaGTATTTATTACTAAATATCTGTGGGGAGTATGgaaatgtagaggtcagaggacagctttgcaaagtcagttttcttttatctttctgtgGGTTCTATTCTGCAGCACAAGtgtttaccagctgagccatcttgccagccttctttctgtctttttctgaaGTGTTACACACAGGCCTGTGACCCTCTCAGGCCTGCACTTAGACTAAGCTGGTGGCCCCAAGTCAGggtggcttatttatttatttgtttgtttattggtttctgtgagatagggtctctctgtatagtcctggctgtcctggaactcattctgtaggacCAGGCTGGGCACCAgcctcagagctccacctgcctttgcctcctgcttGCTGGGATCTAAGGTGTGcatcatttgtttttaaatgtttgtattcccacatttatttagaaacaaGCTTTCATTGTAGCTCTTGAATTCTCTGTGTAAATGAGGATGACCCAgagcttctgatccttctgcttctgcctcgtGAATGCTGGATGACATTTAGTGTGTCACTAAGCCTGGTTTCTGCGCTGCTGGCTATGGATCCCAGGGTTCATGCCTGTTAGGAAGCCGGCTACAGCTTCAGCCATGTGCCTGGCCCTTCCTTTTGTTCTGAAGTCACagtgttccttctccctcctctccagttCTTGACACTGCTGCCCTGGGCGTTGGTGCCCTgcaccttttttgtt
Coding sequences within it:
- the Tssk6 gene encoding testis-specific serine/threonine-protein kinase 6 isoform X1: MSGDKLLSELGYKLGRTIGEGSYSKVKVATSKKYKGTVAIKVVDRRRAPPDFVNKFLPRELSILRGVRHPHIVHVFEFIEVCNGKLYIVMEAAATDLLQAVQRNGRIPGSQARELFSQIAGAVRYLHDHHLVHRDLKCENVLLSPDERRVKLTDFGFGRQAHGYPDLSTTYCGSAAYASPEVLLGIPYDPKKYDVWSLGVVLYVMVTGCMPFDDSDIAGLPRRQKRGVLYPDGLELSERCKSLIAELLQFSPSARPSAGQVARNGWLRAGDSG